gtaaaagaggatAATATGGTAGAGATTGATTGAGGTTAGGAATGTGTGATTTTAGCCACACTAGTCCTGGCAAATCTTTCTGAGGAAATGACAGACAAGTTGAGCATAAATCATGACAAGCAGGTGGCCATGCAGAGATCTGAGGAAAGGGTGTTCAAGGAACAGGAAGCATCAACTGTCAAGGCTATGAGGTAGGAGTGAACTTGGTGtgcttaaaaaacagaaagaagaataatGTGGTTGGAGCATACTCAGAGGGAGAGTAGAAATATGTGAAATCAGAGTAGTTGGAGGGTACCAGATCATGCAGGGTCTTATTGGTTAGGACCAggatttggattttattctgattGCAATGAGAAACCATTTAGTTTAGGCAGGAGTGATCTGATTAACACTTCAAAAAGGTTACCATGACTGCAAAGAGGCAAGAGCAGGTACAGGGAGGTCAGTTAGAAGTTGATTGCAGTAGTCAAAGGCAAGAGATGATACTGCTGATTTAGAATAGGATTgtagcaaaaaaaatgaaatcattcagAGTACATCTGGACATAAGCCAGTAGGACTTACTGATGAATTGATGCAGAACGTGAGGTAAGAGAAGAATCAGCATTTACACATAGACTTCCGGGCTCTGAAACTGAATGAATGATGATTCTGTTTTCTGAAAAGGGATAGTGTTGGAGAAAACTGTATTTGGTGGGTGGAAATGGGATTGAGGGTGGATGACAGTGGTTTTAGTCACACCAAGATGCCCATTACACTTCCAAGATATGTGTAGCCATTAGATGTGGGATCTGGAACTTAGGAGAGGTCTGGGCAGCAGTGTAAATATGGTAGTAAAGTCTAAGACTGACTGAGATCACTTAGGAAGAGAATAGCAGGTAGAGCTGCAACAGGTCTGGGTTACTTTGGCAATTAGAGGCCAAACAAAACCAGAAGAAGAATGAGGGGTAGTCACTGAGTTTGGAGGAAAACGCAAGTATGCTGTCAGAGAAGCATAGGAGAAAAATCATTGTGTGTGTGGTAgtagggcttgaactctgggcctcacacttgctaagcaggcactctaccacttgagccactctgccagccagaaAGCTGTTTAAAACAATGAAGAGTAGTCAGTTATGTCATGTACTTTTGTAAGCCTCAAAATATGACTACAGAGAATTTGACTTTGCCAAGCTATAGCTCAATGGTTACTTTGGTTGATTAGGGTGAAAAGAGTAAAACTCTGTTGGAGTGAGTTGAAAGAATTGGAAGATAATGAAGTGGAAACAGCAAGTACAGACAATGCTTATGAGAATCTTGTTGGTAAAGGAAGTAGAGAAACAGCAATGGATGAACCTGATCTCAAGAGAGGGTTTTCTTCAGATGAGTAATATTAAGGCAACTTTGTATGTCAATGGAATTGAgcaagtagaaaggagaaatgggtgggtacaaaagagaaagaggtaaTTGCAGGGCAAAGTCCTTAGGAAGCCTGGAGACTGGATCAAGAGTGTAAGTGGAGAAAATGgtgtgggaagaaagaaagaccatgTTATATAAGGGTTTGGAAATAGTGGAATTGGTGGCAGCAGGGCAAGGTGATTTTTgtccatttgtatttatttatttatttttcatttttcttttattattcatatgtgcatacaaggtttggttcatttctcccccctgcccccaccccctcccttaccacccactcgccccctcccgctcccccccctcaatacccagcagaaactattttgcccttatttctaattttgttgtagagagagtataagcaataataggaaggaacaaggggttttgctggttgagataaggatagctatacagggcattgactcacattgatttcctgtgcgtgtgtgttaccttctaggttaattctttttgatctaaccttttctctacttcctggtccccttttcctattggcctcagttgctttaaggtatctgctttagtttctctgcgttaagggcaacaaatgctagctagttttttaggtgtcttacctatcctcacccctcccttgtgtgctctcgcgtttatcatgtgctcatagtccaatccccttgttgtgtttgcccttgatctaatgtccacatatgagggagaacatacgatttttggtcttttgggccaggctaacctcactcagaatgatgttctccaattccatccgtttaccagcgaatgataacatttcgttcttcttcatggctgcataaaattccattgtgtatagataccacattttcttaatccattcgtcagtggtggggcatcttggctgtttccataacttggctattgtgaatagtgccgcaataaacatggatgtgcaggtgcctttggagtaacagtcttttgggtatatccccaagagtggtattactggatcaaatggtagatcaatgtccagctttttaagtagcctccagatttttttccagagtgattgtactagtctacattcccaccaacagtgtaagagggttcctttttccccgcatcctcgccaacacctgttgttggtggtgttgctgatgatggctattctaacagggtgaggtggaatcttagcatggttttaatttgcatttcctttattgctagagatggtgagcattttttcatgtgttttctggccatttgaatttcttcttttgagaaagttctgtttagttcacgtgcccatttctttattggttcattaattttgggagaatttagttttttaagttccctgtatattctggttatcagtcctttgtctgatgtatagttggcaaatattttctcccactctgtgggtgttctcttcagtttagagaccatttcttttgatgaacagaagctttttagttttttgaggtcccatttatctatgctatctcttagttgctgtgctgctggggtttcattgagaacgtttgcatttattttatctttaaagtaTAAAGCAAATTCTTCAGCTGAGAGGGGAGAAAGAATAGTTGTTTGAgatttcagaaagaagaaaagatttgaaGCAATCATCCTGGAAAGAGGAGAGGTGAATTTCCCAGGGGTAAGCAGTAGGACTGCTGGCAGTATTGGATGTTTGTTTGAGATATGTATTATAAGTATGAAGTGAGTTCAGACAGCACagttgtttgatttttctcttgcagTGTTCAGTTGCAAGATTGCAGACAGATGTTAAGAGATGAGTTGGATTTAAGCAAGATCAATAGGCGAGTACAGTGGACGAGAAGAGGGACAGGATGTTAAGCTTTAAAGGTTTCAATGGGGTGTGCAGGGTGCTGGCTTTATGGAGTAAGTATGTGTGGGGATGGAAGATTGTGAAAAAGTGACTAGGATCAGTGAGTCACAGGGCTCAATGAGTATGGAGAATTACTGAAGTGGTAGTAGAAGGGAAAGTGAGCTGGCAGGACAGGAAATGATGGTCAGAGAGTAGAACGTTTGAAGTAGAGTTTGGAAGTGGTATAATGAGAGCAAGTTATAAAGGTATGGAGGGTGATGAGTAGGTGGCTGATGTTGATGGAAGAAAATGTTAGCATCAGTAAAGAGAGAGGCCAGGCTGTTGAATGGCTTTTCTACATTGATTCAGAGGTAGTACAGAATGAATGATGGAAGGAGCTCTAGCAAAGAGGAAGTTTATGCTAAAGTTTTCAGTGAATAAGGCAGGACAAATGCAAGAGTTAACCCTGCAGGCCTAAAACTACTACCCTTAGGTCTGCTTGTAAGGTGTACCTTTCGTTGGCATCTGAGAAATTAGATTTCAGGAGGGCTCCCACCATTCCCAGAACTGATAAAAGTGGCCCCCTCTGAATACATTATATAAAGAGATGGTTTAtgatccaggtgccagtggctcatgcctgtaatcccagctacttgggagactgagactggaaggatcatggttcaaggacagcccaggcaaatacttcatgagattcccatctccaaaataaccagagcaaaatggacctgaGGTGTGGCTCCACTTTGCAAggtcaaagccttgagttcaaaccccggtcccacTCTACCCCCACACAAAAATGTGGTTTATATTgaatatttgatttctttctgggAGTCTGGAATTCTTGTACATGTAACTAGAAGGTCCCTACATGACTGAATGTCTTTTGAGCTTTCCTGTTGCCCAAACTCACTTCTGTAGGAATTGAACACGTCTTGAGTGACTTCATAGGGAGAGGATTCTTGGGCCTGGTTTTATTGGAACTTCATCTCATACTGATAAACTGATGTCTTTTGTACTCTCTTGCTGTAATAGATCATATCTGTGTATTCAGCTACATGTTGAGTCCTGTGAATCCTCCTATTGAATCAATGAGCCAAGAAAGGTTAATGGGTGACACTGTAAGCAAGCTAGGGGTTTTGAAGGTGGATTAAGCTCTTAAGGTACATCCCCTTGAGACCACCGTAAGGAATCAGAATGCTTAGGAAACATGTCAATTTTAGTTAAAGCAAGCAGGGGATGGGAATGTCTAAAAAGGTGGAGAATAGAGAGGATTTTGCTGACAGTGTTTAGGGTTTCTGGAATGACTGCTGTTAGAGAGTTCTGTTTATGTCAGTGACTGGAGAATGAGGTATTTGGGGACACAGGGGAGACAGAGATACATGTGTCCTGTGGGTCCTAATGGTTGAAGAACCTGTGGGAATATGTGGTTGGAATGTCTATGGGAATATATGATTGGGTCAATCTGCTGCTCTTAGTGGTTAGTTTGCTGTGGCCATTTTGGAGTTAGAGGCTTAGTGACTAAGGAGGGCTGTACTGCCCAGTGATTGGGAGGCCAGTGAGGTCAATGATGGGGGTTATTAAGAATCCATGATTGGAGGTTTGTCAGGCTAGAGATTAGTAACATGCAGATCACGGATTAGTCTGTGGGAGTAAAGGATTATCTTTACATGCTAAACAAATATGTTTGAATGTTCATTTATTAGTATCAGAATTCTCCAATAGCCTCGCCCTCCTCTGCTCACCTGCCTCATAAGAGAAGAACTTTAACATACTTCAGTTTCTCCCCTGCCTCCAACACCACCCAGTTACATTCctgcttatttttcttatgtCATACTTTTTGATTTTAAGGATATTTTTGTAACAGTTGCATAAGCATATTATCAAGTTACTTAGATTTAAGTGGATATTTTATTGGTTCTATTATTCATagctttttcttatatatttaggCCTTCCCAAGCTTGACATTTTTATTCTGAtccaatttttctttgtttaaaaattcctcctggaaaaatgagacctgttgaatctaTTCTAAGAAGGAGGGTAGGAGAGGAGAattgatggaggggtgaatttgactaagatacattgtatgctcttttgtaaatgtcacaatatacccccagtacaaaaataatatgataataaaatttttaaaaattctgtttcctctgtctccttttctctctctctctttctctctgactccctccctcccttcttcattTCTAAAGTAGTGTAAGTAATTGATTCaatcactttattcttttttttaatttcctttattcatatgtgcatacaatgattgggtcattcattactccccccttccccctgccccctcccttctctgaccccctccctcttcccccacccccttgcttccaggcagaaactgttttgcccttatctctaattttgttgaagagagagtataagcattaataaggaggaccaggggtttttgctagttgaggtaaggatagctatacagggagattcctagcatcgtttccatgtacatacgtattactttctaaattaattcttcttgaattaaccttttctctagttcctagtccccttctcctattggcctctgttgctttaaagtttctgcattctTTCCTTTGCACTGaaaacatcaaatgctatctttttttgggggagggggttacctacctatcctcatacctcccttgtgtgcacttgatttatcatgtgatcaaaatccagtccccttgttgtgtttgcccttgatctaatgtccacatatgagggagaacatacgatttttggtcttctgggcctggctaacctcactcaggatgatgttctccagttccatccacttacttgcaaatgataagatttcattcttcttcgtggctgtgtaaaattccattgtgtataaataccacattttcttaatccattcgtcagtggtggggcatcttggctgtttccataacttggctattgtgaatagtgatgcaataaacatgggtatacgtgtaactctggagtaacctgtgtcccattcttttgcgtatatccccaggagtggtattgctggatcaaatggcaggtctatgtttagatttttaggaagcctccaaatttttttccagagtggttgtactagtttacattaccaccagcagtgtataagggtccctttttctccacatcctcaccaacacctgttgttggtggtgtttctaacaatggctattctagcaggggtgaggtagaatcttagtgtagttttgatttgcatttcctttatggctagagatggtgagcattttttcatgtgatttttagccatttgaatttcttcttttgagaaagttctgtttagttcacttgcccatttctttattggttcattaattttgggagagtttagttttttgagttccctgtatattctggttttcagtcctttgtctgatgtgtagctggcaaatattttctcccactcagtggatggtctcttcagtttagagaccatttcttttgttgagcagaagctttttagttttataaggtcccatttgtctatgctttctcttagttactgagctgctggggttctattgagaaagtccttgcctatacctattagttccaaagtatttcctactctttcctgtatcaactttagagtttgggtctgatattaaggtccttgatccattttgagttactacTCATACAGGAAATCACTTTATTTCTAAGGCAGTATAATTTCTGACATGCCTAAAATGTCCTACTTTTTCCTCCAAACATAAATGATTTTTTGACTGGTAATAATTATAAAGCAAGAGTCTCAAATCTTCTACCTCAGAACTTGATAAACTATAGATATTGCTTTATAACCTTTAACACCATTgttatggaagaaaaaataaagactgattctgtttttctgttgttaATCGCCTTTCTGATACTTTATATCTGTATGATTTTGTCCTCTTAAATAGAGACATTTCTTAATATGGATTTTGTTTCCCAAAAAAGTGCAAAACTGTGTAGAGAATTGGTATCCTATATAACATCATGGTGAATAATGAGTGGTCAAGATAGGAAAAAGTTACTATCTTGTACAACTCACTCACCAAATGTGGGAGACCCTAGACTCAACGGGAGTATGCTGTTGCAGGGATCCATGACATTCAAAGATGTGACTATGGCCTTTACTCAGAAGGAATGGGAGCAACTGGGTCCTGCTCAGAGGAACCTGTACAAGGATGTGATGCTGGAAAACTACAGCAACCGAGACTCAATGGGTGAGGACAATTTCCTTGTCATTCAAATGTGTTCACTGTGATGCCTTCTTCTTGAAGTCCTTAGTAGGTTTGGTCTTGGTTTTTTGTGGGTCAAAGAGTTTAAATCCCTTTTTGGGTACTAGGCACGATACTCGTGCCACTGCCCCTAAAATGGAGGGTCCACTCAGTTGGGTTACATGGGCATCCACACTGTGAAACTTCAGAAGCCATATATTTGTTAGCCTTGAAAGGCCATGAAGTACAAACATTTGGGCTTGATTTCTGGGATGATTCTTCTAACACTCAGTTTCTACCATTTCTTGTGACCAGGGTGTCAAGCTCCCAAACCAGATGTTATCTCCAAgttggaaaaaagagaagagcCCTGGCTGGAGGAGGGGAAAAGACCCAGTCAAAGTCATCTGAGTAAAATAGCAAGACCCAGGCAAATGGGAACTAGTGAAAGTAAGTTCTTAGTTTCTTGATGGTAACTTGGGAACTCTTCAAAGATTAATTTATGCTTAAATTCTTCTTAAAGATCtcataccattttttttcttaaccagGAAACAGCAGTAGAAAAATATCAGAGTCTCCCAgaagaaaaagaactcaaaatacaAAGATTTCCTGACCTTAGAGATTTTAATATCTCTTCCTTCTATGAACCTATCCACATGAGAGGTTCTCCTGTGAAGTTCCCTATAGTAGTGAGCCAGGGTTACTTATGGGAGTTTGGTTATTCCACTTACACCCATCAGTCTAGACTAAGTTTTGCTCCATTAAGGAATGATCCCCAAATCTTAGTGGCTTACAATGAGAAAGATTTATGTTTTGCTGTAGCCATACTGTACATGATCTTCATTTGGAGATCTATGCAGAAAGAGCATTCCCTGTTTAGCTTTCAGATTCCTATTTTTATTAGGGTTTACTCTGCTTTTAGGCCTCTCTCCCATGAGTTACCATCCTcagttactgttttttttttttttcctcaattctCACTGTTATCACATCAAACAGGTTCATCTTATCTCATTTCTAATTGTTCCTAGGGGTTGATtgaatccattttttttctaattaatctTAGATGTTACCACCAAACATTAAGATACTCAGTTGTTATTTACTGTCTCCAAATTACCAGAATGCCTTCCATATCTTTTACAGTTTCCTCTGACCCTGATTTGTCTGAGACACTGTGAATTTTCAGAGACAGGAGAGATCAGCCCTTAAAATGACAAAGAGACCCCATAGAGTGTCTGATCCATCCATTACTGACTCCAGTTTTCACTGTCCTAACCTGCTGACTTAGTGTTACAACTGAAAACTAATCCTGAGTCATTTaatgtttctttctcattcttggtTCTTATAGTACTTGGAAGTTTTTCATGGGAATAATATGCTTTTCCCTCCAGTGATTTGCTGGGCCTAATGAACTTCATACTTAGGTTTCTTTAGTTATAATTGTTTTGGCTTAACATTTATGTTTTAATTGCTATCTTAAATTCAGGAAAAGCTTCCAACTTAATCAAGTGCTTTTCTAGACCCAACTGTCCCCTAGTATGATCCTGTTACATACCAGTTCTCTAGTTCAGATCCTGTTATATACCAGCTCTCCTCCTTATACTCaccatgaatttttcttttagtgatttctactttttgggggggaggatgATAGTTGCAACCAGCCAAGCCATCATTTTAAGAGTTTCTCATAAGTTGCATGTCAAAGGGAAAGGCTTGAGTTTTGATTCCTTTCTTCCTAGAAAGAAATTTGCCCATCTTCCCCCATCATCCTGGGGCATTGGGAGACACAGACTTGTCATACTATTTGGAAGGTCCTATTAAACTCTTTCTCCCAGGGATCTGCACCTCTACAATTTCCTAAATGAAGAATGAGCGAGTGACTCCACTTCTCTAGGCTCCTGACTATATCTCTACTTCCAAAAGTTGATCTTCTACTCCACTGGAACTGATCACTTAAATGTCCTCTATAACACAAAAGTGGTAGTGTTTCCTGGCTATCTATTGAGACACCTTAACTCTTTCCTGTTTGAGTCCAGTTTGTACTTTCTCTATATAATGTTTCTTTATCACCAAGGTGGCTattcactttctctcttttctttctcaggtctTAGGAACTCACATGCTTCTCTTTTTGAGTCTTTTAAATTCTCAGACTGAAGCATTTCCTACATTTCCATTTTGTAGCTGAAAAAGGCTACCATAAGTGGCAACCACAGCTCCTAAGTGATAGGAACTAGCTTACAGAAGTCTTTGAATTTCAATTCCAATTGTTTATGTgtttctgggtttgaactcagagccttgcacttgatagacagacattctaccacttgaactatgccccaaCCCTTCAATTCCAAATTCTTAAGAGAAAGAATGTTATTGGACTATCTCAATCCTGATGTTTACCACTGTCCAATAATTGTTTAAAGCCAGAAGTTGGGTCATAGAGTATAAACATGGCTGCCTACACTTGTCATGGTAGGTGGTGGTCTTAAGAAGGGCAACTGATTAAGAAGATATCTCAAACTGTATAATTGTGTAATGTTTGGGAAAAGAATGTGAGCAAACGCTTAGAGCTGGGAATAAACTTGAAATTTGTATTTGGCAATTAGAATGACCTGATGAGAACAAAGGTGTGTACTCCATGGTAAACTGTTGGCAAACAAGTATGCATGTACACTGTAAATCCAGATGATATAAAGTTTGTTTCCCAAGCTAATTACTATGAACTTTATCATTTGGTAACAGGCATCAGGAAACAGTATGGtggggtttttatttgtttgttttagtgcATGAATGTTCTTATGTTTTTCATGGGTGATACAGTGGAACACTCTTTCTTGTTTCCTCAGTTGCCTATTAgctctcttgctctttttttcttttggtaagactgcagtttgaactcaggttttatacttgcaaagcaggcactctattgcttgagcaagacctccagtccattttgttctggttattttggagatgggctcttatGAACgatttgtctgagctggcttcaaattgtgatcttccaaatcttggcctcccaagtagctaggattacaggtgtgagccaccagtgttcgACTGCCTACTAGCTCTTCAATTCTCCTTGTAGACTCATCTTCCATTCTCTATTCTAATTTACTGTAGCTATCCTTAGTAACTAAAAGAATTTATGATAAAAGCGTGGGTATATCTTTTATAGCCTAAGGGCAGATACTCAGCCATACCGCACCAGGAACTAGGAGACCAGTGGAAATTGAAATTATGAAAACAGTGTCCCTGAGGACAATCTTACATTTCTGATTATGTGCTAATgcttcattcttttcattctaggtatttttcatttacataggGAAAATATGGTTTTACTAGCACTTGCcttatgtcattttaaaatttaagcacTAGGTTAAGACTACCTAGAGTCTAAATTTTTAGGAGAAGAATCTCATTAGATATCTTGGGTTGAGCCAGATGTGTCTCCAATTGACCATAGAGAGTTGGAGTAATATAGTATAGGTCACAGTCTCCAAATATTATGGGTTGATTGGCATTTATCAGAGCTGGGCAACTAAGGCTGAGGAGAGACCCAAAAAGTACCAATTACAATCACAAGCTCTTCTAATGTAGTATTGTTCTTCCTGGTTTTTGCTTCTTGTCTTTATTTCATCTTCAGTCATATTTTTGAGCAGCCAAGGATGTTTTTAATCACTATTGTCAGTTTCTTTCCCTGGTTTTACTACATCATTTCCTCCTTCAAGCCCAAGAGGATAGGATATTTGCTGTTgatatttatttcactttgggATGTTAGCATTGAGTAAAGATTGAACCCACAACAGGGCTTTTCTCTATAAAAACTTATAAAGAACTTAAGTGATAGTGCAAAAATTCACAAGAATGTTTCATTGAATCCCATTTTAGAAGAAGCTGAGCAAGATGATGACCAGCCAGAGAATAACCAGATGTGTCAAAACAAACCTATCAGGGAAGTTGCAGTCAAGAAGAAAACTCCAACTAAGAAGAAAGGCGTGGAGTGTGGTTCACAGGAGAGAAAACATACTGTGAATGCAAAACACATTACTTCAAAAAAGAAGCTTGATTCacaagaaaagaatttgaaacaGAATTTAGACTTACCTGCTCAAATAAAAAACTGTGCAAAAAAGACACCTGATACAGCTAAAGAACATGGGAAATCATTGAGTCATAGCTTATCtgatagaaagaaagacaaaaatcaagctggaaagaaatgtaagaaattaTCCAACCAAAATTTATCTGATAGGTGTGACAAAACACAAACCAGCAAGAAACATGAGAAATTATGCCATCATAATGAATCCCCTACTAAGCAAGACAAAATTCAAACTGGAAAGAAACGTGAGAAATCAGTCAGCCATAGCTCATGTACTAAGCCTGACAAAACTCAAGCTTGTgtgaaaccctatgaatgtaatcAATGTGGAAAGGTTCTCAGCCATAAACAAGGACTCATTGACCATCAGAGagttcatactggagagaagcctTATGAATGTAGTGAATGTGGGATAGCCTTTAGCCAAAAGTCCCACCTTGTGGTTCATcagagaactcacactggagaaaaaccataTGAATGTATTCAGTGTGGCAAAGCCCATGGTCATAAACATGCCCTCACTGACCATCTGAGGATTCATACTGGGGAAAAGCCCTATGAATGTactgaatgtgggaaagccttcagacACAGCTCAAACCTTATTCAACATGTGAGAACGCATACAGGTGAGAAGCCTTATGAATGCAAAGAGTGTGGAAAATCCTTCAGGTATAACTCATCTCTTACTGAACATGTGAGAACTCATACAGGTGAAATACCATATGAATGTAATGAATGTGGCAAAGCTTTTAAATATAGCTCATCCCTGACTAAGCATATGCGAATTCATACTGGTGAGAAACCTTTTGAGTGTAATGAATGTGGGAAAACTTTCAGCAAGAAGTCACACCTCATTATACATCAAAGAACTCACACAAAGGAGAAACCTTATAAATGTaatgaatgtggaaaagcctttggACATAGCTCATCTCTTACTTATCATATGAGAACTCACACAGGTGAAAGTCCCTTTGAATGTAACCAATGTGGGAAGGCCTTTAAACAAATTGAAGGCCTTACTCAACATCAGAGAGTTCATAgtggggagaagccctatgagTGTAATgactgtgggaaagcctttagccAAAAGGCACACCTCATTGTACATCAGAGAACTCATACCggggagaaaccctatgaatgtaatgaatgtgggaaagccttcaatGCA
Above is a genomic segment from Castor canadensis chromosome 13, mCasCan1.hap1v2, whole genome shotgun sequence containing:
- the Zfp37 gene encoding zinc finger protein 37 homolog isoform X1 — its product is MAGSEPAGSDAVKEGSMTFKDVTMAFTQKEWEQLGPAQRNLYKDVMLENYSNRDSMGCQAPKPDVISKLEKREEPWLEEGKRPSQSHLSKIARPRQMGTSEKEAEQDDDQPENNQMCQNKPIREVAVKKKTPTKKKGVECGSQERKHTVNAKHITSKKKLDSQEKNLKQNLDLPAQIKNCAKKTPDTAKEHGKSLSHSLSDRKKDKNQAGKKCKKLSNQNLSDRCDKTQTSKKHEKLCHHNESPTKQDKIQTGKKREKSVSHSSCTKPDKTQACVKPYECNQCGKVLSHKQGLIDHQRVHTGEKPYECSECGIAFSQKSHLVVHQRTHTGEKPYECIQCGKAHGHKHALTDHLRIHTGEKPYECTECGKAFRHSSNLIQHVRTHTGEKPYECKECGKSFRYNSSLTEHVRTHTGEIPYECNECGKAFKYSSSLTKHMRIHTGEKPFECNECGKTFSKKSHLIIHQRTHTKEKPYKCNECGKAFGHSSSLTYHMRTHTGESPFECNQCGKAFKQIEGLTQHQRVHSGEKPYECNDCGKAFSQKAHLIVHQRTHTGEKPYECNECGKAFNAKSQLVIHQRSHTGEEPYECSKCGKSFKQNTSLTKHVKTHSEEESFE